One Leopardus geoffroyi isolate Oge1 chromosome C1, O.geoffroyi_Oge1_pat1.0, whole genome shotgun sequence DNA segment encodes these proteins:
- the ALPL gene encoding alkaline phosphatase, tissue-nonspecific isozyme translates to MISPFLVLAIGTCLTSSLVPEKEKDPKYWRDQAQQTLKNALRLQKLNTNVAKNVIMFLGDGMGVSTVTAARILKGQLHHNPGEETRLEMDKFPYVALSKTYNTNAQVPDSAGTATAYLCGVKANEGTVGVSAATQRTQCNTTQGNEVTSILRWAKDSGKSVGIVTTTRVNHATPSAAYAHSADRDWYSDNEMPPEALSQGCKDIAYQLMHNVRDIEVIMGGGRKYMFPKNRTDVEYEMDEKARGTRLDGLNLVDIWKSFKPRHKHSHYVWNRTELLTLDPYSVDYLLGLFEPGDMQYELNRNSTTDPSLSEMVEIAIKILSKNPKGFFLLVEGGRIDHGHHEGKAKQALHEAVEMDQAIGRAGAMTSVEDTLTIVTADHSHVFTFGGYTPRGNSIFGLAPMVSDTDKKPFTSILYGNGPGYKVVGGERENVSMVDYAHNNYQAQSAVPLRHETHGGEDVAVFAKGPMAHLLHGVHEQNYIPHVMAYAACIGANLDHCASASSAGGPSPGPLFLLLALPSLGILF, encoded by the exons ATGATTTCTCCATTCTTGGTGCTGGCCATTGGCACCTGCCTTACCAGCTCGTTAGTGCCAG agaaagagaaagaccccAAGTACTGGAGGGACCAAGCTCAACAGACCCTGAAAAATGCCCTAAGGCTTCAGAAGCTCAACACCAACGTGGCTAAGAATGTCATCATGTTCCTGGGAGATG GGATGGGTGTTTCCACGGTGACGGCCGCCCGCATCCTCAAGGGTCAGCTCCACCACAATCCCGGGGAGGAGACCAGGCTGGAGATGGACAAGTTCCCTTACGTGGCCCTCTCCaag ACATACAACACCAACGCTCAGGTCCCGGACAGTGCAGGCACCGCCACCGCCTACTTATGTGGGGTCAAGGCCAACGAGGGCACCGTGGGGGTGAGCGCAGCCACCCAGCGAACCCAGTGCAACACAACTCAGGGGAACGAAGTCACCTCCATCCTGCGCTGGGCCAAGGACTCTG GCAAATCTGTGGGCATTGTGACCACCACGAGAGTGAACCACGCCACCCCCAGTGCCGCCTACGCCCACTCTGCTGACCGCGACTGGTACTCAGACAACGAGATGCCCCCGGAGGCCCTGAGTCAGGGCTGCAAGGACATCGCCTACCAGCTCATGCACAACGTCAGGGACATCGAG GTGATCATGGGGGGTGGCCGGAAGTACATGTTCCCCAAGAATAGAACCGATGTGGAGTATGAGATGGACGAGAAGGCCAGGGGCACGAGGCTGGACGGCCTGAACCTCGTTGACATCTGGAAAAGCTTCAAACCGAGACACAAG CACTCCCACTATGTCTGGAACCGCACCGAACTCCTGACCCTTGACCCCTACAGCGTGGACTACCTCTTGG GTCTCTTTGAGCCGGGGGACATGCAGTACGAGCTGAATAGGAACAGCACGACTGACCCGTCACTCTCCGAGATGGTGGAGATTGCCATCAAGATCCTGAGCAAGAACCCCAAAGGCTTCTTCTTGCTGGTGGAAG GAGGCAGGATTGACCACGGGCATCATGAGGGCAAGGCCAAGCAGGCGCTGCATGAGGCAGTAGAGATGGACCAGGCGATTGGACGGGCAGGCGCCATGACGTCCGTGGAAGACACGCTGACCATCGTCACTGCAGACCACTCCCATGTCTTCACTTTCGGCGGGTATACCCCCCGTGGCAACTCTATCTTTG GTCTGGCCCCCATGGTGAGTGACACAGATAAGAAGCCCTTCACCTCCATCCTGTATGGCAATGGGCCTGGCTACAAGGTAGTAGGTGGTGAGCGAGAGAACGTCTCCATGGTGGACTACG CTCACAACAACTACCAGGCGCAGTCTGCTGTGCCCCTGCGCCATGAGACCCACGGTGGGGAGGACGTGGCGGTCTTCGCCAAGGGTCCCATGGCGCACCTGCTACATGGCGTCCACGAGCAGAACTACATTCCCCACGTGATGGCTTACGCGGCCTGCATCGGTGCCAACCTTGACCACTGTGCCTCGGCCAGCTCGGCAGGTGGCCCTTCACCAGGTCCCCTGTTCCTCCTGCTGGCCCTGCCCTCCTTGGGCATCCTGTTCTGA